The Acanthochromis polyacanthus isolate Apoly-LR-REF ecotype Palm Island chromosome 2, KAUST_Apoly_ChrSc, whole genome shotgun sequence genome contains a region encoding:
- the LOC127532975 gene encoding DNA-directed RNA polymerase II subunit RPB1-like codes for MNQQNPHPAGLNRQNPHPARMNQQNPHPARLNRQNPHPAQPTSCPSEPAEPTSCPSEPAEPTSCPYEPTEPTSCRSELAEPTSCPYEPTEPTSCPSEPAEPTSCPYEPTEPTSCRSELAEPTSCPYEPTEPTSCRSELAEPTSCPYEPTEPTSCPSEPAEPTSCPYEPTEPTSCPSELAEPTSCRSEPAEPTSCPSEPAEPTSCPSELAEPTSCRSEPAEPTSCPSEPTEPTSCRSELAEPTSCPSEPTEPTSCPYEPAEPTSCPSEPTEPTSCPSEPTEPTSCPSEPTEPTSCPSEPTEPTSCPYEPTEPTSCPYEPTEPTSCPYEPTEPTSCPSEPTEPTSCPSEPTEPTSCPYEPTEPTSCPYEPAEPTSCPYEPTEPTSCPYEPTEPTSCPYEPTEPTSCPYEPTEPTSCPYEPTEPTSCPYEPTEPTSCPSEPTEPTSCPYEPTEPTSCPYEPAEPTSCPYEPTEPTSCPYEPTEPTSCPSEPAEPTSCPSEPTEPTSCPTPEEPVLQEESQNYRAQRYLTRTKKQNHGVQQVNLPSRPAPGVMAALPRFHSFYFPPAEEPQSQAAVLVLVLVLT; via the exons ATGAACCAACAGAACCCACATCCTGCCGGTCTGAACCGGCAGAACCCACATCCTGCCCGTATGAACCAACAGAACCCACATCCTGCCCGTCTGAACCGGCAGAACCCACATCCTGCCC AACCCACATCCTGCCCGTCTGAACCGGCAGAACCCACATCCTGCCCGTCTGAACCGGCAGAACCCACATCCTGCCCGTATGAACCAACAGAACCCACATCCTGCCGGTCTGAACTGGCAGAACCCACATCCTGCCCGTATGAACCAACAGAACCCACATCCTGCCCGTCTGAACCGGCAGAACCCACATCCTGCCCGTATGAACCAACAGAACCCACATCCTGCCGGTCTGAACTGGCAGAACCCACATCCTGCCCGTATGAACCAACAGAACCCACATCCTGCCGGTCTGAACTGGCAGAACCCACATCCTGCCCGTATGAACCAACAGAACCCACATCCTGCCCGTCTGAACCGGCAGAACCCACATCCTGCCCGTATGAACCAACAGAACCCACATCCTGCCCGTCTGAACTGGCAGAACCCACATCCTGCCGGTCCGAACCGGCAGAACCCACATCCTGCCCGTCTGAACCGGCAGAACCCACATCCTGCCCGTCTGAACTGGCAGAACCCACATCCTGCCGGTCCGAACCGGCAGAACCCACATCCTGCCCGTCTGAACCGACAGAACCCACATCCTGCCGGTCCGAACTGGCAGAACCCACATCCTGCCCGTCTGAACCGACAGAACCCACATCCTGCCCGTATGAACCGGCAGAACCCACATCCTGCCCGTCTGAACCGACAGAACCCACATCCTGCCCGTCTGAACCGACAGAACCCACATCCTGCCCGTCTGAACCGACAGAACCCACATCCTGCCCGTCTGAACCGACAGAACCCACATCCTGCCCGTATGAACCAACAGAACCCACATCCTGCCCGTATGAACCGACAGAACCCACATCCTGCCCGTATGAACCGACAGAACCCACATCCTGCCCGTCTGAACCGACAGAACCCACATCCTGCCCGTCTGAACCAACAGAACCCACATCCTGCCCGTATGAACCAACAGAACCCACATCCTGCCCGTATgaaccagcagaacccacaTCCTGCCCGTATGAACCAACAGAACCCACATCCTGCCCGTATGAACCAACAGAACCCACATCCTGCCCGTATGAACCAACAGAACCCACATCCTGCCCGTATGAACCAACAGAACCCACATCCTGCCCGTATGAACCAACAGAACCCACATCCTGCCCGTATGAACCGACAGAACCCACATCCTGCCCGTCTGAACCAACAGAACCCACATCCTGCCCGTATGAACCAACAGAACCCACATCCTGCCCGTATgaaccagcagaacccacaTCCTGCCCGTATGAACCGACAGAACCCACATCCTGCCCGTATGAACCGACAGAACCCACATCCTGCCCATCTGAACCGGCAGAACCCACATCCTGCCCATCTGAACCAACAGAACCCACATCCTGCCC AACCCCCGAAGAACCCGTCCTGCAGGAGGAATCCCAGAACTACAGAGCCCAACGTTACCTCACCAGAACCAAGAAACAGAACCATGGAG